The window GGAGATATTGATTTTACAATTTCAGAAAATTCAGGTATCCACCAAACAAAAAGCAAAACAGCCAGCACTTTAATAGATGTATGAGCAAAGGCTACTTTTTTTGCTTCACGGTTTGTGTTTATACTTGCTATGATTGATGTAATTGAAGTTCCGATATTTGCTCCAAAAAGCAATGGTATTGCCGCTTCTAAACTTAATAATCCTTGTGATGAAAGAATTATCAGTATTCCGATAAAAGCACTGCTGCTTTGAATAAGGGCAGTAAATATTGTACCAATAATAATACCTAATATTGGTACTTCAAGTTTCAATAATATATTAATAAACGGTGGATAATTTCTAAGAGGATACATTGCTTCAGACATAATATGCATACCGAAAAATAATAATCCGAAACCTAAAATTGTTGTACCAATATTTTTTAATATATCCCTTTTTAAAAACCACATTAAAACGCCAATGCCTATTAAAAGCAATGAGTAATCGGTTAATTTGAATGCAATTATTTGTGCAGTTATAGTAGTTCCAATACCGGAACCTAAAATAATACCTACTGTTTGTGCAAAAGACATTAAGCCGGAATAAACAAAACTTACAAGCATTACAGTTGTTGCACTACTACTTTGTATTACTGTTGTAACAAATATACCAACACCTATTGCAATAAACCGGTTGTTTGTCAGAACACTTAATATTGTACGCATTTTATTTCCTGCAGATCTTTGCATTCCTTTGCTCATCAGGTTAATTCCAAAAAGGAACAAACCCAAACCACCTGTCAGTCCAATTATCATCATTATCACCCAGTTACTTTTTCTTGCATAAAGTTTAAAAATCTGTGTGTTTTTAAGCGATTCGGATTTTATTATTGCTATTATTTCATATTCGCCTTTTGTTGAGCCTAAAGTTATATATGTTTCTGCAATGCCATCTGAGTTTGTATAGGCAACATGTGTATGAATAATAAAGCCTTCTGAATTTTTTGGTTTTGATATTTTTTCAAAATAAACAGGAAAATTTGATACGGCTATATTGTTGTTGGTAAGCACTTTAACCCTAACAGGGTTTTTAAGTTTCAAATTTGTTGTTTGATATTGGTTGTTTCC is drawn from Bacteroidales bacterium and contains these coding sequences:
- a CDS encoding Na/Pi symporter; amino-acid sequence: MVKKLFYITYFILGVLLIINLPAIGSNHIINDTCPYIVKPSSSLKINYSGNNQYQTTNLKLKNPVRVKVLTNNNIAVSNFPVYFEKISKPKNSEGFIIHTHVAYTNSDGIAETYITLGSTKGEYEIIAIIKSESLKNTQIFKLYARKSNWVIMMIIGLTGGLGLFLFGINLMSKGMQRSAGNKMRTILSVLTNNRFIAIGVGIFVTTVIQSSSATTVMLVSFVYSGLMSFAQTVGIILGSGIGTTITAQIIAFKLTDYSLLLIGIGVLMWFLKRDILKNIGTTILGFGLLFFGMHIMSEAMYPLRNYPPFINILLKLEVPILGIIIGTIFTALIQSSSAFIGILIILSSQGLLSLEAAIPLLFGANIGTSITSIIASINTNREAKKVAFAHTSIKVLAVLLFVWWIPEFSEIVKSISPKIADNTNDVITAAKIVPRQIANAHTIFNVSFTLIMLPFTHTLVRIINNIFPEKFDVDIKKYKLKYIDDTFINTPALALNLSKQETLRMFHKVQNMVSDIIVPFLEKDKKILKNIPEKEEEINFLRDKIKSYLIKISKQNIEEERANEAFQIMYTIKELEFIADIVSKTLYYKANSWVSLNRQFSEQGKKEIVDYHLMAQKQISRAIVVFRDVNLKKAKAMKKKYKKYSNIAMEFERLHYERLLIKGGKSLRSSKTHLELISMLKIISEHATNIAKILLVWSEK